Proteins encoded together in one Bacteroidota bacterium window:
- a CDS encoding calcium-binding EGF-like domain-containing protein, protein MKQFKNLFTVMVLAFGLMVTATSCKDECKNVECGANGTCVEGVCDCTAGYEGDACEKAMNAKFVGSYNVTDPCTALGYSQTITAGSLPTEITFSNLGNFGTPAVVKATVSGASVSATNYVDASGRKFTVTGSYSNNAITLTYTVTYTDNTSETCANVTMVK, encoded by the coding sequence ATGAAACAATTTAAAAATCTTTTTACCGTAATGGTACTTGCTTTCGGCTTAATGGTTACAGCAACTTCTTGTAAGGATGAGTGTAAAAATGTTGAATGTGGTGCTAACGGAACTTGTGTTGAGGGTGTATGTGATTGTACTGCTGGTTACGAAGGTGATGCTTGTGAAAAAGCTATGAACGCTAAGTTTGTTGGATCATACAATGTTACTGATCCTTGTACAGCTCTTGGTTATTCACAAACTATTACTGCTGGTAGCCTTCCAACAGAAATTACTTTTTCTAACCTAGGTAATTTTGGAACTCCTGCAGTTGTAAAAGCAACTGTTTCTGGTGCTTCTGTTTCAGCTACTAATTATGTTGATGCTTCTGGAAGAAAATTCACAGTAACAGGTTCTTATTCTAATAATGCAATTACTTTAACTTACACTGTAACATATACTGATAACACAAGTGAAACTTGTGCAAATGTTACTATGGTTAAGTAA
- a CDS encoding dehydrogenase translates to MITLQTPVVFQRKKRHTDNILIDLYKNLLKPRMIEEKMLLLLRQGKISKWFSGIGQEAISVGSTLAVEKDEYILPMHRNLGVFTARNIPLNRLFAQFQGKMSGFTKGRDRSFHFGTNEYHIVGMISHLGPQLGVADGISLGTLLNKENKVTIVYSGDGGASEGDFHEAINVASVWNLPVIFIIENNGYGLSTPSNEQFRCKQFIDKAIGYGMEGIQIDGNNVLEVYDTVKTIAEDLRQNPRPILLECMTFRMRGHEEASGTKYVPGELFDTWGKKDPLVNYERFLQEEGVLTEQMIFEFRAEYKEEINKGLDLAFNEEKIKPSLERELADLYKEYKQVVVNPSSDKKSKKRLIDAISDGLKQSMEKHPNLVLMGQDIGDYGGVFKITDGFVNEFGKERVRNTPLCEAAIVGTALGLSIKGFKAMVEMQFADFVTEGFTQIINNLAKIHWRWGQNADVVVRMPTGAGVAAGPFHSQSNEAWFFHTPGLKVVYPAFPYDAKGLLTASFEDPNPVMYFEHKALYRSISEEIPDDYYTIEIGKAKLLKEGSQVSIITYGMGVHWALETLEKHPEISADLLDLRTLLPLDLDAIISSVNKTGKCIVLHEDTLTGGIGGEIASIINEHCFKNLDAPVMRSASIDTPVPFVSELEQEFLPKKRFEEQLLKLIAY, encoded by the coding sequence ATGATCACCCTTCAGACTCCTGTTGTTTTTCAAAGAAAAAAACGTCATACCGATAATATTCTTATTGATTTATATAAAAACCTGCTTAAACCCAGAATGATTGAGGAGAAAATGCTTTTGTTATTAAGACAGGGGAAAATTTCCAAATGGTTTTCAGGTATTGGACAAGAAGCAATTTCAGTTGGTTCAACCCTTGCTGTAGAAAAAGATGAATACATTTTACCAATGCATAGAAATCTTGGTGTTTTTACAGCACGTAATATTCCTTTAAATAGATTATTTGCTCAGTTCCAGGGAAAAATGAGTGGTTTTACCAAGGGAAGAGACCGTTCCTTTCATTTTGGGACCAATGAATACCATATTGTAGGAATGATTTCTCATCTTGGTCCTCAGCTTGGTGTTGCTGATGGTATTAGTCTTGGTACCTTATTAAACAAAGAAAACAAGGTAACTATAGTATATTCTGGAGATGGTGGGGCGAGTGAAGGTGATTTTCATGAAGCTATTAATGTTGCCTCTGTTTGGAATCTTCCTGTTATTTTTATCATTGAAAACAATGGATATGGATTATCTACACCATCTAATGAGCAATTCCGTTGCAAGCAATTTATTGATAAAGCAATTGGCTATGGAATGGAGGGCATACAAATAGATGGAAATAATGTACTTGAAGTTTATGATACAGTAAAAACGATTGCTGAGGATTTGCGTCAAAATCCAAGGCCAATTTTGTTGGAATGTATGACCTTTAGAATGAGAGGCCATGAGGAAGCATCAGGTACAAAATATGTTCCGGGAGAATTATTTGATACCTGGGGTAAAAAAGATCCTTTGGTTAACTACGAACGTTTTTTACAGGAAGAGGGTGTTTTAACCGAGCAAATGATCTTTGAATTTAGGGCAGAATATAAAGAAGAGATTAATAAAGGACTTGATCTGGCTTTTAATGAAGAAAAAATAAAACCTTCTCTTGAAAGGGAACTTGCTGATTTATATAAGGAATACAAACAGGTTGTTGTAAATCCTTCTTCAGATAAAAAATCGAAAAAAAGGCTCATTGATGCTATTTCTGATGGACTAAAACAGAGCATGGAAAAGCATCCCAACCTTGTTTTAATGGGGCAGGATATTGGTGATTATGGTGGAGTTTTTAAAATTACCGATGGTTTTGTAAATGAATTTGGTAAGGAAAGGGTAAGAAACACACCTTTATGTGAGGCCGCAATTGTTGGAACTGCTTTAGGTTTATCTATTAAAGGATTTAAAGCAATGGTGGAGATGCAATTTGCGGATTTTGTAACAGAAGGATTTACCCAAATTATAAATAATCTGGCAAAAATTCATTGGAGATGGGGGCAAAATGCTGATGTTGTGGTTAGAATGCCTACAGGAGCAGGAGTTGCTGCCGGACCTTTTCATTCTCAATCAAATGAAGCCTGGTTTTTTCATACCCCTGGCTTAAAAGTTGTTTATCCAGCCTTTCCCTATGATGCAAAAGGATTATTGACTGCTTCCTTTGAAGATCCTAATCCAGTAATGTATTTTGAACATAAAGCCCTGTATCGCAGTATTTCTGAAGAAATTCCTGATGATTATTATACCATAGAAATTGGTAAGGCTAAATTATTGAAAGAAGGAAGCCAGGTTTCAATTATTACTTACGGAATGGGAGTTCACTGGGCTCTTGAAACACTTGAAAAACATCCTGAAATTTCAGCTGATCTATTGGACCTAAGAACTCTACTTCCCCTTGATTTAGATGCTATTATTTCTTCAGTAAATAAAACAGGAAAGTGCATAGTATTGCACGAGGATACTTTAACTGGAGGAATAGGAGGTGAGATTGCCTCAATTATTAATGAACATTGTTTTAAAAACCTTGATGCGCCTGTAATGCGTTCAGCAAGTATTGACACTCCTGTTCCATTTGTAAGTGAACTCGAGCAGGAATTTTTGCCAAAGAAAAGATTTGAGGAGCAATTGCTGAAGTTGATTGCTTATTAA